One window from the genome of Bacillus thermozeamaize encodes:
- a CDS encoding single-stranded DNA-binding protein — protein MSLNKAILIGRLTKDPELRYTPSGVAVAQFTLAVNRPFTNSRGEREADFIPVVVWRKTAEACANHLRKGSQVAVDGRIQVRHYDNNEGRRVYVTEVVAESVQFLSPANGTSASNSNENRNAGETYYSDGSNDGFIPDDELPF, from the coding sequence ATGAGTTTAAACAAAGCGATTCTGATTGGCCGTCTGACCAAAGACCCGGAGCTTCGGTATACGCCGTCCGGCGTGGCGGTAGCCCAGTTTACGTTGGCGGTGAATCGTCCGTTTACGAACAGCAGGGGGGAACGCGAGGCGGATTTCATTCCAGTTGTCGTATGGCGCAAGACGGCGGAGGCCTGCGCGAACCATCTGCGCAAGGGCAGCCAGGTTGCTGTGGACGGACGGATTCAGGTGCGCCATTACGACAACAACGAAGGCCGCCGCGTTTACGTGACGGAAGTGGTGGCGGAAAGCGTCCAGTTCCTGTCGCCGGCGAACGGTACGTCCGCGTCGAACTCGAACGAAAACCGTAATGCCGGGGAAACTTACTATTCGGACGGCTCAAATGACGGCTTCATCCCTGATGACGAGTTGCCGTTCTGA